The Haloplanus salinarum genome includes a region encoding these proteins:
- a CDS encoding group I intron-associated PD-(D/E)XK endonuclease, giving the protein MCEPTHPKTRGQRSEAAVVHEFVRRGITVLQPFGDNERYDLVVDISGTFYRIQVKTGRTVNGRVQFETRSTATVPNRVEKNGYEGQIDVFVVYSPERMETYVVPVSEAPRTSMGLRIDDPDKQSPNVNWADEYRLDTWLTALD; this is encoded by the coding sequence ATGTGTGAACCGACCCATCCGAAGACGCGAGGCCAGCGTAGCGAAGCGGCAGTCGTTCACGAGTTCGTCCGGCGGGGAATCACCGTACTCCAGCCCTTCGGAGACAACGAGCGGTACGACTTGGTCGTCGATATCAGCGGTACCTTCTACCGTATTCAGGTGAAGACGGGACGCACCGTGAACGGCCGTGTTCAGTTCGAAACGCGGAGCACGGCTACCGTCCCGAATCGCGTAGAAAAGAACGGGTACGAGGGACAGATAGACGTCTTCGTCGTCTACTCTCCGGAAAGGATGGAGACGTACGTAGTCCCGGTTTCGGAGGCCCCACGTACCAGTATGGGCCTTCGTATCGACGACCCCGATAAACAGTCTCCGAACGTCAACTGGGCGGA